ttaagttttttttcttttggctcTTAGCTTAGATTAGATAAACCCTGTATTATTTCTTTAATTCAATGATTTGTAAATAAACGCAtatgaaatgggaatgctgacttcctcatttatttagaaggcacttaggtatttcaggtaaggggccaccgaaatataggtgcgttgGTGGCCATGGTTTGAGGGTGGGATCAGCACCGAGCGTCGCAACAAcgcccgcggcgccccctatatatattcagcccttttcttctttttctcttaaattttttttattttttgattttagcAACCGGTCATGTCCTGTTCGGTTAATTTTTTccgtgcacactaagcgacgcgacacataccgacacgttccacaaaatattcgcAGCATTTTTGCCTAATTAGCcaacttggtcgtgtcgtgtcgCCCGACTGTCGCGAAGTgtgcatggttccataagaatGCATGCAAAGAATATCTTGTCGGTACGTGTCGCATGTCTGGAATGGTGGCTAAATTtgttggttggctcatctctcagctgattttattaattttttttttgattttgatgacAAGCGCATAATATAACCGACACATTGACAATTATTCTCTGCCGTGGTGatacattttttgtaaaagtagtttcacgtctATTTAAGTTATTTTTATCAGTAAATACACCTAATTTAGCACATTATTTTCCCACAAAAAACGCAAGAATcgcaaattttatgttttatttctaCTACATTCGCCTAACACAAACACTCTGATTTTGTCAATCTGAACATAGATATGTTGttgtcaaggcgaatctatacatgGAATAAAAAAGAAAGTAGttccactaattttttttttacgtatTTGGAGATTTTttaagtttcataatgtttgttgttacgctagaagcgttgccatactgTTTAAGGCCAAATTGTGGTTTTGCGGATGGAAATTgccttcaggatgaaaacgaaATTGGTCACCTGGGGCAATGGTAATATTCTTTAGCATgctttatgtgcatacatatctattcagaatacagtaaaacatgaaattttattgaaaaatagtggataatgactcatacaatggctaatgactcatatctttatggcagcttgaaccatagacagaaaaaaatacacgaaaaatcctgtgttctagcatggccctattttcatacctctacagtggatatttcttaaggcatgttgagaaaaagtttaGCTCCAAAGTgtgcagtgagtggtaggtgtttaatttgttacgtttgtggaaCGCTACATCCATGTCAacgctaaaagggcacagaatgtgtataggcgggctTGCCCCAAGGTGATCCCTGGGTCAACAGGCAAAAAACCTCTCATCACTagtggtttaacaattccctcctcaagcgctacgcttgaattatacaataaatgaaaaatgtggacttgtagccaatttatcaccattcaatttcataaaaattgcgtttaagcaagataaactctttagaaattgcggtgttGGTTTATAAGGCCCTCCTTCGGGTCATCAATAGATAAACATGTATATTTTGTCAACATATTCTGAGCAAATGTGCGGTCACTTAagaggctatattcccttgctttgtttATTTCAAGCCGTGTTTCTTCCCCCAAAGCATATTTCCGGAGctcaaaatacttattaaaacatTACTTTCTAGGCTGAATACGAAATGTatcaaaatatttccaacgcatgtggctcatttttcttttttatttaaaataactttgaaagtaatttagtcgtttccgttaatatgaaatccatcaaaattagaaaaattcgtaacatttttcagtatggtagcttgtttttggtgaaattgtcattgtccccgaaaaggtcaagtggctaacgttacactaaatggaactacccaCATTTTTGTATCATGAATCTATAcaaggcaaagcgaattcaacaaaTTCGCAGCGCAGAAGAATGtcagtcaaaagaaaattttcattgatttcgattaactgacatactgttgtacaaggctttgtatggaaaattatcaagaagaagcaatcaaatgttgggataacaccacctggtactgaattcgccttggttgtTGCTGTAAAAATCAGGGGTGGCTTTCCTAAATTGATATAGTACAAGAATGAGTATCAAATTATCGTTTTCGCTTTCCATAACATAAAATGTCATCGCTTCCTACCCAACGTTCGATAAAAACTGTCCGTAATTAGCGAATTGATATTCCTCAGTTGAAAATGTGtgcttttgaaattatttatgaaatatgtaattttttttaatgaaaatttaaaaaacttactCGTTTCGCAGTAGCTTCGAAAGCTTCAAAAACATGTTTGAACTCTTTATGAAACAGGAAAACTAAAGTACTCATATCAAGATACGGAAACCAAAACGGTCTCGTGAAGCGTTCGATATCGATCTAGCCTGCCAATCATATAGTTTAACCAAGAATCAAGGGAATGGCTCTGTTGATTtgattttttgtggaaaatttttgacagcatacCTTTTGTACTTGGTAGCACTTACAGACATATACAGGTACATCAAAgtgccaaataaataaatattttcccgTCATTtcagttatttttatttatttaaattcaaaacaattttttggatAATGAAACTGATTTGGGATAGACAAACTCAATATTTggttaatttgaaaaatattttctattctgTATGCAAGTCTTTGACACAAGTCTCTGCATGGAGTTGTCAGGTAAATGTAACTGCACGTGTGTCTACAGAGGACTCTTAAAGAAGCATAACTAGCAGCGCTGCTGGCAAAATTGCTACACGTAATTTGGGCATTAAAATTAATACTGCACCCCATTCAATTGCCTCCCATGATGGCCGGTACGGAAGCTACTAaggactgtaatttcagtgtaaccaaaATTGTAAAATATTAAGCCGGATTTCAGAACGTTCTTGACTTCACATATCTGGTTTTCTCAAAACAGGAAATAGGATGACGTCTGGTTGAGAGAAATATTTTTGTGATGTTTGTGGGGTATATTAAAAAAAGTTACATGGCAACTCTACTCGGGTACTATCAAATCTACATCTGTTTTCTGAGAATCATCGAGTATGCCCAGTTTAATCAAGTCGGCGAAAATTAGTAATTTGTTAATACGTGCTTATATATGTGAAGAAAAAAGTGGTTAGTAAATAAAACAGCATAACTATTTATCATACTTATTATTCGTACCATATAACAAAGTAACGGGTAAAAATGGGATTTCATCTCATTCACAATACAAATAAAGTGTAATGTTCTGATAATTAATACATTTTATTCTGATTAAAACGCGAGGGTGGAGAAGTTCATAAGCACAAAAATATGTCTTTCGGATTCCCCGCCCATCCCCCTTCATAATCACATATATACAcagttgtatatagtatatatttaattgttttgtttttgttgcatgATTGCAGAAAATTTCATTTGTATCGGAAGATTCCAGTATTGAGTAAAGTAAAAAACGAGGAAAAAATTTACACATTTTGGGAAAAATAAACAGACTAATAATTTTACTGTTGAAGGTTAAACCCAATTATAGGAAGCAACTTAAATCGTAACAATTACAGATTTCTTGACTTTAGTAAGAGAAACAGCCTATTTTAATAATGAAATCATCGATGAGAGGCTTGCTGCTGTGGTGCCTTTTAGCAGGATTTTTTTCGTCGGCTTTTTGTCAAGGTACGtcatctgcatacatacatattttatatatatataagttaagtAATCTGAGTGCATATAGCATACATTTTGTAGTTGATAATGGTAAACAACGCTGAACAAAGTGCCAGTGAAACAACAACAGAATTGAAATTCTGAAATTAATTCTGGATAAATATTTTTAAGAGTTTACACTGAATGCATGCAACTGCACTTTTGATGATTCAccaactatatacatatgtatgttcattcGTACATATGTAGGGATATGTTTTAGAAAAATAGCTCATCAGTTTTATGCTTGCACTTTCGTCGGCAAGTTATTCATGGTTTACCCTTAATTGAATTTCTTTGAAATATCGCAACAAAGTGCGTATCGGCTTACTTTGTACTCAAAAACCTGCTTTAATTTCATCTTAATTTTTTTCGCTATAATTTAATTTGCTTACTTCAATATTTACTTTTGTTTAGCCGCGAACAATGCAAGTAACGCTTCCATTTCAACCAACAAAACAAAGGAGCTTTTGGCTGGAAACCCTGCCGAGGAGGATAAAACGGGCCCTATGGTAGAAACCACGTCAGTACCAACAACTGCAACGTCAGAGCCAGGAATCGGTACAAATCAAATGGCAACGGATCCAAATAACACTACTACCACACCAGCACCAGAAACGaacactacaacaacaacctctacaacaactacaaccccTCAACCTAACACTACTACTCCTGCAACAACTACGACCCTTCAACCTAACACAACAACCACCACCACTACAACTACATCACCAATCACAACCACAACCCCAACACCTATTCCACCAACCCCCCGGCTCCCGTGCAATCATTTCGATTTCCCATCCTTTGTTGGTGGTATTGTACTGACTCTAGGTACTCTGGCCATTAGTTTGGTTGCCTACAAATTTTACAAGGCACGCAACGAACGTAATTACCACACTCTTTGAGCCGCCACTGTTTTTACGTCAGCATTTAATTCAGCAGCAGCAAATACAGGGTCCAGTTCAACAATGGATGTGGAACATGTGCGTTTTGTACCACCCTCATTCCCGTTGCAGTCACCAACCGCACTATCATCAGTTGAGCCCTCCAGCGCCGCCCCTCCACCAACCTCACCAGCAATTAGACACCGCTTGCTGCACACAtaattaataaaacaataaatatgcaattgcaaaataaattttaaggaaaGCTATGAAATCGAAATTTCTTTTCTCAACTATTAACTTCTAACttgtatatgtatgaatgtaacaCTCTCTTCCGCACTCTAAATATGAATGAGATATCAAATAAAATGAATGTGATGAAAGAACATGATCAGTTTGCATATAAATGAAGGGAATGGAAGCAAACCGGAAGTATAATTATAAATATTTAGCTGAAGTATCAGTATCCatctttgtttttttaatatatatccatacatacatacatatacctataATTTTTCGTGATTTCACTACATTTATAAATCAATATCTACTTTGAATTTTACAAACTAAGTAAATCGTATATCATATAAAGAAACTGAATGAAtaaagaaaagtttaaaaaagGATTTTAGATTTTTTATTAGTATGACGTTTGAAAAGCATGTTACGAGTGCGATAGTATATTTATTAATCTGTCACAGAATCTTCTTAGAAAAATCAAAATACGAAGACACTAAATGAAGTTTGGTGACACACTGACATTTTGAAAATGCTTATTATTTATGATGTGATCTCTCAACATAACTGAAATAGTCAGTATATACTTTTATCGTTATAGACAAAATTACAGTTGAAGCTTTTAATCCCTGGAATTCCAGCATCTTTTTTGAGCTAAATATGATTATTATGACAATTCTGAGATGGCCGTAATAGGGTGTACTTCGATGAAATTCTAAAACCGAAGCTTGTAGAGTTTtgatatacaatttttatatcCGTTTTGTTTTAACTTAGTTAATTGACATTACTAAAAATTCAACACAATTTCCCACAGTCAAGTCCAAAAATAACGACATATCCAATCCTCCTAAGAAAAACCATATCAGTGGTATTTacaaatatcaaaaattacttTTAGGTATATCGATTTCCTCAAAAAATACATTCCAATTTTGGGGGCTGTGATTCGTAACTTATTTCGTTTGGAGCTCCACCCAGTCTTGTAAATACCTACGTGGGTACAGTTCTAAACAAGCCCATCTCGAATTACCAAAATTTTGCAGGAAATTTGATCACAGCTCTAGGTATCTACATATGTTTATTGAAACCACAATATGTAGattaaagtatttattttttatttagctttttcttattttgttttttgcCTACTTTTACAAATGCTTTATCTGCGTTTTTCTTTTTTATGATAGGTGTAAGGCTTCCAGCATCCTTTATGTTGTTAGGATCTAGAGGGTTTCTTCTGAATTTTTTCCGCTGATGATTATCAAAACGTATAATGAGTTTTGTTCCACCTAGCGAATGTTCTTTTTTCACTGCGGCACGCGCTTCCAAGGTTGTAGGCAACGTTATTGCGGCTATACTTGAAGTCAACAATCTGTGTTTGCTGGGTTTTATTTGAACATCCACAGCTGTTGGGAATAATCTGCGCACTTCAGACACAGATGCGCTTTGTGGTAAATTTGTTATGACAATTGAAGATGTGAAGTTTTTAGCACGTAACGCCAACTTACTAGCGCGCCTCAGCTGCGCTTTTGCTTTCTTCTTTTCCAAAGCATTCACTTTGCGTTGTACCAATTCATCAATAAATTCGAGGCTTTCTGTTCGGGGTATCGATGCAATTATTTTCGTTTCACTACTTTTTGCCGATGCTTTAATTGTTTGTAAGGCCATATCGCGTTCTTTGGATGAATTGAAATCTACTAAACAGAAGCGTGCATGCTTTTGACGTGGTTTATGTGCATTCACAATTAAGGAGGATAGCGCTTTTACTTTGCTTTGGAATTCATCTTCATCCTCTGGCAACTTATGTGGAAAACGAATATGTAATTGTTTGCCTTGACGTTCGGAATACTTTTTCTGCAGTTGTTCAGCCACCTTTTCTCTCAGAGATTTTGGCTTAATGTCTATATCTTCTTCGTTGTCGTTATCGTCATCAGAATCGGTGTTACTAGCATTTATATCTATATTTTGCTCTTCATCAGCGTCACTCTGCTCGTGATTTTCAGATTGTTCACTTTCAGATGACGACATTATTTTAAATATCTAATTAAGCAATTCAAATTGAAACATAATAAATGCACGTGTATATTTATGATTTTATGCCAATTTATTGATTTTCGTATTTATCGAAGTCCAGCTGTTCATGTTTCTCAATCgatatatttaaagtgtgttttcaTGAGACATATATGGCCTTAAAATAAAGTCAAATTGAGTTGTATTTCACAACGCAAAAGGCACCATACGATTGAAaacataaataattttgcatgtaataCACCAACAGCGATTTAAGCTAGATACATCTAGATACAAATACATGGTGCATACCTATAAATAAAAACTGCAACTTGAGTAATGTTAGTCAATATTTTATAAGAAATAGCTTTACCCTATCTCAATGTATTTAAATATAATCGGTATTTTCataaacaaatgaaaacaaaatcagTTTCTTCGCCAATTTTATTtgagttttatacaaaaatttaccatatttaatactatttcacTAAACGGCCTCTACGTGGGAGTTTTCAAATTGAGATGTCACTATAAAGAACGCCTGGATTTATTACATCATGATTTTACACATTTTGGCCGGGTTTTTCAGtgtgagtttaaactacagttaaagtttatTAGAGATTAAcgctgccacttcggccgcttaagctgagatgagcagcaaaattttatgttatcgaacaaagtggcaaggatAAACTCTAGTCCACTTTAagtagagtttaaactcgcacatTCACTGAGTGTGAAAAACTGGAAAATGTACGCTTATTGAAATCTCATTTGCACACAAAATTAACATCttaattttcatgcgattctgtacaGTATTATGCACATTGTTTTgttgaatgagcgctgaatgtaaaagtcataTGTCAGTGAGAGTGTTTAAGAAACgccatgaaaataaaaaagttattctgcaacagtgcgtatgagttttgaatgtcacaataatGTACACTGCCtgtcaagaaaactcacgaagtttttatcagtgaaatTTCTTGAGTATtaatctagttgaggggtcgactgctaatacgagtCCAAaactatcgagagaggtgtcaaacgaggGGCCTTGACATCAGTAGAAATAATCCGaaggggaaaataaaaatgttgactctttcaaaagatattaacgaaaaccagAAAAATGGCCCGCGGGTCCTTCCGAAACCGGgagtggtatccatagtatttttgtgcagaacatctttctgcgttggcggccttcccCTGGGTGGGCCCAACACCGGTTTGGTGACCAAAACtttatccgcgcaaaacacttatgttcataattttttttgttggtatgacaacattacaacaaccttttttttccgccttcggagtaTTGttctcgaggtcaatacgcgacTTTTAatacctctcgatatttttagtagcgtattagcagtaggcccctcaactagacttttaccttttCTTGTTCAcaattttgctttacagaatcagaatttcaaagtttacacaatttcttatgtacactttaaaactcacaaaTAGCGAATTGGCTCCTAGGCATTAATAAGGGAAATAGCGCAGCATTCCGTTCGCCTTGaagcattgtaaactttaccaagtagcgcaactaacagctgatcgctcaaaatttgcacacacacacaaacaccactaatggccatattacggaaatcttaggggaattgaagttaaatttttaaacagacataaaatgttataattttggaatatatagcatctaggacaccttaattgcagtaattgaaagaaaatgtttgcttatactcaagtatttaattatattttccaaatttatctttaatattgatacaatgattgatccaatgcaactctggtcttcctactgttcttcattccacttcattcgagtgcctattttcacggcctgcgagtgccttccactctattcgcaacataacctcgaattaagctgccaaactatagaGTAAACAATGATGAAGAGCGCTGTTCAACCTTTATTAGTGCTCACATTTCTTTTGACAAGGGATCGATATAGATCTACAATTGTTGATAATAATATGCCATCCCTATATCTTTACTTCTCCCACTCGCACGtgtgcaaagaaattttgtttatgGTACTTATTTACTTATATCATGCCAGACGAGGAAGGAATGGACAAGAGAAAGTCTCACAGAGCAAGACAATCAGGAGTGAAggccgaaaagaaaaaaaataaagctaaaaagGATTCAGGTAACACAAAAGATCTC
The Eurosta solidaginis isolate ZX-2024a chromosome 5, ASM4086904v1, whole genome shotgun sequence DNA segment above includes these coding regions:
- the vsg gene encoding LOW QUALITY PROTEIN: sialomucin core protein 24 (The sequence of the model RefSeq protein was modified relative to this genomic sequence to represent the inferred CDS: substituted 1 base at 1 genomic stop codon), whose product is MKSSMRGLLLWCLLAGFFSSAFCQAANNASNASISTNKTKELLAGNPAEEDKTGPMVETTSVPTTATSEPGIGTNQMATDPNNTTTTPAPETNTTTTTSTTTTTPQPNTTTPATTTTLQPNTTTTTTTTTSPITTTTPTPIPPTPRLPCNHFDFPSFVGGIVLTLGTLAISLVAYKFYKARNERNYHTLXAATVFTSAFNSAAANTGSSSTMDVEHVRFVPPSFPLQSPTALSSVEPSSAAPPPTSPAIRHRLLHT
- the LOC137253503 gene encoding DNA ligase 1, which codes for MSSSESEQSENHEQSDADEEQNIDINASNTDSDDDNDNEEDIDIKPKSLREKVAEQLQKKYSERQGKQLHIRFPHKLPEDEDEFQSKVKALSSLIVNAHKPRQKHARFCLVDFNSSKERDMALQTIKASAKSSETKIIASIPRTESLEFIDELVQRKVNALEKKKAKAQLRRASKLALRAKNFTSSIVITNLPQSASVSEVRRLFPTAVDVQIKPSKHRLLTSSIAAITLPTTLEARAAVKKEHSLGGTKLIIRFDNHQRKKFRRNPLDPNNIKDAGSLTPIIKKKNADKAFVKVGKKQNKKKLNKK